Proteins co-encoded in one Gossypium arboreum isolate Shixiya-1 chromosome 11, ASM2569848v2, whole genome shotgun sequence genomic window:
- the LOC108485043 gene encoding uncharacterized protein LOC108485043, with amino-acid sequence MGPQRRLGIYVGYESLSIIKYVEPLTGDFFIARFIDCHFDETTFPTLGEEKRQLVKEITWNGSSLSQLDPRTSQCEQEVQRIIHLQNIANQLPNSFTNLKRITKYHIPADNAPIRIDIPIRQIVSAKESNPCLKRGRPIGSKDKNPRKKKRSIIRDGNIVEASAPEEAKDITNQKTPEEVQDLKSLKDIEFPEKTAQSD; translated from the exons ATGGGTCCTCAAAGGAGGTTGGGAATATATGTTGGTTATGAATCTCTTTCTATAATTAAGTATGTTGAACCATTAACTGGAGATTTCTTTATTGCACGATTTATTGATTGTCATTTTGATGAAACAACATTCCCAACATTAGGGGAAGAGAAAAGACAACTGGTAAAAGAAATTACATGGAATGGATCATCATTATCTCAATTAGATCCTCGTACAAGTCAATGTGAACAAGAAGTTCAAAGGATTATACATTTGCAAAACATTGCCAATCAACTGCCAAATTCATTTACTAACCTAAAGAGAATTACAAAATATCACATACCAGCTGACAATGCTCCAATAAGAATTGATATCCCAATAAGGCAAATTGttagtgcaaaagaaagtaatccatGCCTGAAGCGTGGAAGGCCAAttggttccaaagataaaaatcctcgtaAAAAGAAACGATCAATTATTCGAGATGGTAATATTGTGGAGGCAAGTGCCCCAGAAGAGGCCAAAGATATAACTAATCAAAAAACCCCAGAAGAGGTCCAG gatttaaaatccttgaaggatatAGAGTTTCCCGAGAAAACTGCTCAATCtgattaa